One Glycine max cultivar Williams 82 chromosome 3, Glycine_max_v4.0, whole genome shotgun sequence DNA window includes the following coding sequences:
- the LOC100816427 gene encoding calmodulin-binding protein 60 D, whose translation MVSKRQSGQRHEGRGKVPIQEQKQASISGLRNVINALWMSDKSSYLENFLRRVVREVVEQKIQDQAHLFSRERVGEAGISGAKHLKLCFINKLPETIFTRSSIITKDESFLQIALFDVRTESVVNDGPLSSLKIEICVLDGEFGSHGCEDWTEDEFNSNILREREGKEPLLIGERFITLKGGVGCITKIAFSDNSRWQRSRRFRIGVKAVQPTSNGEKIQEGRSEPFVVKDNRGESYKKHYPPYLKLNDDIWRLKKIAKEGKIHKQLSLHGIHNVKDLLRFYITNEPSLYETFGNIPKKSWLVITEHAKACEIDDYQLYSYHSEELQVGLLFNSIYILVGVTFDWQNYYLPDTLNPREKHLVEIVKHQAYKNVYDLKLIEETKLNYLNLAACLKARQSDTQDQGLQHVNISTAQGQSVTFPDYSQPSISPSYTDEGMHDHQVYADPLPGITEMSQNSHLLDELSSEMYTEEDSCDLNGSQFPFVRGGYSTENESSEIQFIDDCPPYTTWEPETGILFGSPVGAEFSSYSTFINSDVDISSSGKTKAVWYKIRVALKWVISVKRDAAARRNGHLFYHNY comes from the exons ATGGTATCAAAAAGGCAATCTGGTCAGAGGCACGAAGGCAGGGGCAAAGTTCCAATTCAGGAGCAAAAACAAGCATCAATCAG TGGCCTTAGAAATGTGATCAACGCGCTATGGATGAGTGATAAATCTTCCTATTTGGAAAATTTTCTGCGAAGAGTG GTAAGAGAGGTGGTGGAACAAAAAATCCAGGACCAAGCTCATCTATTTTCAAG GGAAAGGGTTGGTGAGGCTGGCATATCCGGAGCCAAACATTTAAAGTTGTGTTTTATTAATAAGCTGCCTGAAACAATTTTTACCCGGTCTAGTATAATAACAAAAGATGAATCATTTCTTCAAATTGCGTTATTTGATGTTAGAACTGAGTCTGTAGTAAATGATGGTCCTCTTTCCTCACTAAAGATAGAGATCTGTGTCCTGGATGGAGAGTTTGGATCTCATGGCTGTGAGGATTGGACTGAAGATGAGTTCAATTCCAATATTTTACGCGAAAGAGAAGGTAAAGAGCCTCTATTGATTGGAGAGAGATTTATTACGCTAAAAGGTGGAGTTGGTTGTATAACTAAAATTGCCTTCTCTGACAACTCGAGATGGCAAAGAAGCAGAAGGTTCAGGATTGGAGTCAAAGCTGTGCAACCAACTTCCAATGGAGAAAAGATTCAGGAGGGTAGAAGTGAACCTTTTGTAGTCAAAGATAACAGAGGAGAGT CCTACAAGAAACACTACCCTCCATACTTGAAGTTGAATGATGATATATGGCGTTTGAAGAAAATTGCTAAGGAAGGAAAAATCCACAAGCAGCTCTCTTTGCATGGAATTCACAACGTCAAGGATCTCTTGCGTTTTTACATAACCAACGAACCTTCATTATATGAA ACGTTTGGAAATATTCCAAAGAAGTCATGGTTAGTAATCACTGAGCATGCCAAAGCCTGTGAGATAGATGATTACCAGCTTTACAGCTATCACTCAGAAGAACTGCAAGTAGGCCTGCTATTCAATTCCATCTACATCCTTGTGGGAGTGACATTCGATTggcaaaattattatttacctgATACTCTCAATCCTAGAGAAAAG CATTTGGTGGAAATAGTGAAGCATCAGGCCTACAAAAATGTGTACGATTTGAAATTGATTGAAGAGACTAAGTTGAACTATTTAAATCTAGCTGCATGTCTAAAAGCAAGGCAGTCTGACACTCAAGATCAAGGTCTGCAACATGTTAATATCTCAACTGCACAAG GTCAATCAGTAACATTTCCAGATTATAGTCAACCATCTATCTCTCCTTCATATACTGATGAAGGAATGCATGACCACCAAGTTTATGCTGATCCACTGCCAGGCATAACAGAGATGTCACAAAACAGTCATCTGTTAGATGAACTTTCCTCTGAAATGTACACTGAAGAGGATAGTTGTGACCTTAATGGATCGCAATTTCCATTCGTGCGAGGTGGTTATTCAACAGAGAATGAAAGCTCAGAGATTCAATTCATAGATGATTGTCCTCCTTACACAACATGGGAGCCAGAAACTGGCATTTTATTTGGTTCTCCTGTTGGAGCAGAATTTAGCAGCTATTCTACTTTCATCAATTCGGATGTGGATATATCAAGTAGTGGCAAAACCAAAGCAGTGTGGTATAAGATTCGTGTTGCTCTCAAATGGGTCATATCAGTGAAAAGGGATGCAGCTGCCAGAAGGAATGGCCATCTATTTTACCATAACTATTAG
- the LOC100797598 gene encoding calmodulin-binding protein 60 B isoform X1 translates to MASKRTFDDEEDHQGNDDRDLGRLAKRRHGDPQEAEAMFIASLIASHLRPAIQKEIKEGLRSMFRGCACLCSPRSSINQQGGASTSGGRAMQLCFVNKLPIEFFTTFNITAEDGGPVQIELRYAGSQQRVVTEQVSNMKVQICVLDGDFGKDGNEDWSADEFNAQIVKPREGKGQLLKGETVIKLEKGFACINNKIEFTDNSIGTRNKKFRLGVKFLQSTSVSVSVREGRSEAFRVKDKRGEPYKKRDRPSLNDEVWCLKNIRRNGDLHKDLLKNKIKTVKDLLRLNTIGSLREKFGKVKKWDEIIEHAEKCAVDDDGFYMYRYDATVSLVLNCIYKVEAIFYGQHYRSLQSLNLEEQRLVERVKQEAYQNLQNLVPIPTPPPHDIVKTLTGTQYGSPDQGQQGQSELWISTTSTSIVHEAPLNLSGGSQVVPVETYNIDDGTGWDIGQFESYILPNQLLEPVNPCSFPYGDGATSSNHSFFLNPAVYTSSKGKSKTVWQKTRNILKWVIPHVTKWKVFRPQILQHY, encoded by the exons ATGGCATCTAAAAGGACCTTTGACGACGAGGAAGATCATCAAGGTAATGATGACAGAGATCTTGGACGTCTCGCTAAGAGGAGACATGGCGACCCACAAGAAGCCGAGGCCATGTTCATTGCTTCTCT TATTGCCTCGCACTTGAGACCTGCAATTCAAAAAGAG ATTAAAGAGGGGCTCCGATCTATGTTCCGGGGTTGCGCATGCCTGtg TTCCCCCCGATCATCCATTAACCAACAGGGTGGCGCTTCTACTTCTGGAGGCAGAGCCATGCAATTGTGCTTCGTGAATAAACTCCCTATAGAATTTTTCACCACGTTCAATATCACAGCTGAGGACGGTGGTCCAGTTCAAATTGAGCTGCGTTATGCTGGATCGCAACAACGCGTAGTGACGGAACAAGTTTCTAACATGAAGGTTCAGATCTGTGTCCTAGATGGTGATTTCGGTAAGGACGGAAACGAGGACTGGAGTGCAGATGAATTTAATGCCCAAATTGTGAAACCAAGAGAGGGGAAGGGGCAATTACTGAAAGGAGAGACTGTTATTAAACTTGAAAAGGGGTTTGCTTGTATCAATAACAAGATCGAGTTTACTGATAACTCTATCGGCACAAGAAACAAAAAGTTTCGGTTAGGAGTTAAATTTCTGCAATCTACTTCCGTTAGCGTTAGCGTTAGGGAAGGCAGAAGTGAAGCCTTCAGGGTTAAGGATAAACGAGGAGAGC CGTACAAGAAACGCGACCGTCCCTCGTTGAATGATGAGGTATGGTGTCTGAAGAATATAAGAAGAAACGGTGATCTTCACAAGGATCttttgaagaataaaataaaaactgtcAAGGATCTTTTGCGCTTGAACACAATCGGTTCATTACGGGAG AAATTCGGCAAGGTTAAAAAATGGGACGAAATCATCGAACATGCTGAAAAATGTGCAGTTGACGATGATGGGTTCTACATGTATCGCTATGATGCAACCGTTTCCCTTGTCTTGAACTGCATCTATAAGGTTGAGGCGATTTTTTATGGGCAACACTATCGGTCTCTGCAATCTCTGAATTTGGAGGAGCAG CGTTTGGTGGAAAGAGTTAAGCAGGAAGCATACCAAAATTTGCAGAATCTGGTGCCAATTCCGACGCCACCACCACATGACATAGTGAAGACTTTGACGGGTACACAATACGGTTCACCAGATCAAGGTCAGCAAG GGCAATCAGAACTTTGGATATCCACCACCTCAACATCAATTGTGCATGAAGCGCCACTAAACTTGTCTGGTGGGTCGCAGGTTGTCCCCGTTGAAACATATAATATTGATGATGGAACCGGATGGGACATTGGTCAATTTGAAAGTTACATTCTTCCTAACCAATTATTGGAGCCAGTTAATCCTTGCTCTTTTCCCTATGGCGATGGAGCAACATCTAGCAATCATTCGTTTTTCCTCAACCCTGCTGTGTATACATCAAGCAAAGGGAAAAGCAAAACAGTTTGGCAGAAGACTCGAAACATTCTCAAATGGGTCATACCTCATGTCACCAAATGGAAGGTGTTCCGACCTCAAATCCTTCAACATTATTAG
- the LOC100797598 gene encoding calmodulin-binding protein 60 B isoform X2: protein MASKRTFDDEEDHQGNDDRDLGRLAKRRHGDPQEAEAMFIASLIASHLRPAIQKEIKEGLRSMFRGCACLCSPRSSINQQGGASTSGGRAMQLCFVNKLPIEFFTTFNITAEDGGPVQIELRYAGSQQRVVTEQVSNMKVQICVLDGDFGKDGNEDWSADEFNAQIVKPREGKGQLLKGETVIKLEKGFACINNKIEFTDNSIGTRNKKFRLGVKFLQSTSVSVSVREGRSEAFRVKDKRGEPYKKRDRPSLNDEVWCLKNIRRNGDLHKDLLKNKIKTVKDLLRLNTIGSLREKFGKVKKWDEIIEHAEKCAVDDDGFYMYRYDATVSLVLNCIYKVEAIFYGQHYRSLQSLNLEEQRLVERVKQEAYQNLQNLVPIPTPPPHDIVKTLTGTQYGSPDQGQSELWISTTSTSIVHEAPLNLSGGSQVVPVETYNIDDGTGWDIGQFESYILPNQLLEPVNPCSFPYGDGATSSNHSFFLNPAVYTSSKGKSKTVWQKTRNILKWVIPHVTKWKVFRPQILQHY, encoded by the exons ATGGCATCTAAAAGGACCTTTGACGACGAGGAAGATCATCAAGGTAATGATGACAGAGATCTTGGACGTCTCGCTAAGAGGAGACATGGCGACCCACAAGAAGCCGAGGCCATGTTCATTGCTTCTCT TATTGCCTCGCACTTGAGACCTGCAATTCAAAAAGAG ATTAAAGAGGGGCTCCGATCTATGTTCCGGGGTTGCGCATGCCTGtg TTCCCCCCGATCATCCATTAACCAACAGGGTGGCGCTTCTACTTCTGGAGGCAGAGCCATGCAATTGTGCTTCGTGAATAAACTCCCTATAGAATTTTTCACCACGTTCAATATCACAGCTGAGGACGGTGGTCCAGTTCAAATTGAGCTGCGTTATGCTGGATCGCAACAACGCGTAGTGACGGAACAAGTTTCTAACATGAAGGTTCAGATCTGTGTCCTAGATGGTGATTTCGGTAAGGACGGAAACGAGGACTGGAGTGCAGATGAATTTAATGCCCAAATTGTGAAACCAAGAGAGGGGAAGGGGCAATTACTGAAAGGAGAGACTGTTATTAAACTTGAAAAGGGGTTTGCTTGTATCAATAACAAGATCGAGTTTACTGATAACTCTATCGGCACAAGAAACAAAAAGTTTCGGTTAGGAGTTAAATTTCTGCAATCTACTTCCGTTAGCGTTAGCGTTAGGGAAGGCAGAAGTGAAGCCTTCAGGGTTAAGGATAAACGAGGAGAGC CGTACAAGAAACGCGACCGTCCCTCGTTGAATGATGAGGTATGGTGTCTGAAGAATATAAGAAGAAACGGTGATCTTCACAAGGATCttttgaagaataaaataaaaactgtcAAGGATCTTTTGCGCTTGAACACAATCGGTTCATTACGGGAG AAATTCGGCAAGGTTAAAAAATGGGACGAAATCATCGAACATGCTGAAAAATGTGCAGTTGACGATGATGGGTTCTACATGTATCGCTATGATGCAACCGTTTCCCTTGTCTTGAACTGCATCTATAAGGTTGAGGCGATTTTTTATGGGCAACACTATCGGTCTCTGCAATCTCTGAATTTGGAGGAGCAG CGTTTGGTGGAAAGAGTTAAGCAGGAAGCATACCAAAATTTGCAGAATCTGGTGCCAATTCCGACGCCACCACCACATGACATAGTGAAGACTTTGACGGGTACACAATACGGTTCACCAGATCAAG GGCAATCAGAACTTTGGATATCCACCACCTCAACATCAATTGTGCATGAAGCGCCACTAAACTTGTCTGGTGGGTCGCAGGTTGTCCCCGTTGAAACATATAATATTGATGATGGAACCGGATGGGACATTGGTCAATTTGAAAGTTACATTCTTCCTAACCAATTATTGGAGCCAGTTAATCCTTGCTCTTTTCCCTATGGCGATGGAGCAACATCTAGCAATCATTCGTTTTTCCTCAACCCTGCTGTGTATACATCAAGCAAAGGGAAAAGCAAAACAGTTTGGCAGAAGACTCGAAACATTCTCAAATGGGTCATACCTCATGTCACCAAATGGAAGGTGTTCCGACCTCAAATCCTTCAACATTATTAG
- the LOC102664843 gene encoding calmodulin-binding protein 60 E — translation MEYSKRQSQQEGTDDQKGIQIRGQDSKRRREDSQQSDTLRIISLRSLVHITNDDIARYMKDLVQRLVREELAECKLPRPINNNQIGISGSKPFRLVFKNELPDTIYTNSKIKAKGNTPLEVVLFDIESKSIVAEGSLSSIKIEICVLDGEFCSINGREDWSEDEFNAKIVRQRDNKGRLLKGDTIITLENGVGYITNLEFTDNSSWRRTRCFSLGAKLLQSNLKDAINIREGRTKPFIAKDFRGEKNQKRDTPSLNDETWRLKHISKNVYRRLLKHGIKTVGDLLKENETNPSSLQEKFGKISKKKQEEIIKLAKKAKYAKTCVAEATFDGQNYHSEKNTLISNQREAYKNLKDPVPIETITHELVKTLTPVNAQYYKEISRLNWSAGGQIVDGYILSQIDDENVSNFLPEINSEFIFPYGDEAEYCNSSSFPNSALNISDKGKSKMV, via the exons ATGGAATATTCAAAAAGACAATCTCAGCAGGAGGGCACTGATGATCAAAAGGGTATTCAAATTCGTGGTCAAGATTCAAAGCGAAGACGTGAAGATTCACAACAATCGGATACCCTCCG TATCATTAGTTTAAGGTCTCTAGTTCACATAACGAATGACGACATCGCGCGGTACATGAAAGACTTAGTCCAAAGATTG GTACGAGAGGAGTTGGCGGAATGCAAACTTCCAag ACCAATTAATAATAATCAGATTGGAATATCGGGAAGCAAACCCTTTCGACTGGTTTTTAAGAATGAATTGCCTGATACAATTTATACTAACTCCAAGATCAAAGCAAAAGGCAACACTCCTCTTGAGGTTGTTCTTTTTGATATTGAATCTAAGTCTATAGTCGCCGAGGGTTCACTGTCTTCAATCAAGATAGAAATTTGTGTCCTTGATGGTGAGTTCTGTTCAATAAATGGGCGTGAAGATTGGAGCGAAGATGAATTTAATGCCAAAATCGTACGTCAAAGAGACAATAAAGGGCGGTTACTGAAAGGAGATACGATTATTACACTTGAAAATGGAGTTGGTTATATCACCAACCTTGAGTTCACTGACAACTCAAGCTGGAGAAGAACCCGATGCTTCAGCTTAGGAGCCAAGTTGTTGCAATCAAATCTGAAAGACGCAATTAACATCAGGGAAGGTAGAACCAAACCTTTTATTGCCAAGGATTTCAGAGGAGAGA AAAATCAGAAACGCGACACTCCTTCCCTCAATGATGAAACATGGCGTTTGAAACATATATCAAAAAACGTTTATCGGCGGCTGCTTAAGCACGGGATAAAAACAGTTGGGGATCTGTTGAAGGAGAATGAAACCAATCCATCATCTTTGCAAGAG AAATTTGGCAAGATTTCAAAAAAGAAACAGGAAGAAATTATTAAGCTTGCTAAGAAAGCAAAGTATGCCAAGACTTGCGTTGCTGAAGCCACATTTGATGGACAAAATTATCATTCAGAGAAGAATACTCTCATCTCCAACCAGAGG GAAGCttacaaaaatttgaaggaTCCGGTACCAATTGAGACAATAACACATGAGTTAGTGAAAACATTGACACCAGTTAATGCACAATATTACA aAGAAATTTCTAGACTAAACTGGTCAGCAGGGGGGCAGATTGTTGATGGATACATATTATCACAGATTGATGATGAAAACGTAAGTAATTTCTTACCTGAGATAAATTCTGAATTCATCTTTCCCTATGGTGATGAAGCAGAATATTGCAATAGTTCCTCTTTTCCCAACTCCGCGTTGAATATATCAGACAAAGGGAAAAGCAAGATGGTTTGA
- the DNAJ gene encoding chaperone protein DnaJ-like isoform 2 (isoform 2 is encoded by transcript variant 2), translated as MDREGGSNAGSCYYSVLGIRRDASFSDIRTAYRKLAMRWHPDKWALNPATAGEAKRRFQQIQEAYSVLSDQSKRSMYDAGLYDPLEEEDQVRKVFSFHFFSITIFIRKKNVFFLMSRIFVTSCKR; from the exons ATGGATCGGGAAGGAGGATCCAACGCCGGATCTTGCTACTACTCCGTTCTCGGGATTCGTAGGGATGCCTCCTTCTCTGATATTCGCACTGCCTACCGCAAACTCGCTATG AGGTGGCACCCGGACAAGTGGGCTCTGAATCCCGCAACCGCCGGCGAAGCCAAGCGCCGGTTTCAGCAAATCCAAGAAGCCTACTCAG TTCTCTCCGATCAGTCTAAAAGGTCAATGTACGATGCGGGGCTCTACGATCCTTTGGAGGAAGAAGACCAAGTCCGTAaagttttttcctttcattttttttcaattactatttttataagaaaaaaaaatgttttttttttaatgagcaGGATTTTTGTGACTTCATGCAAGAGATGA
- the DNAJ gene encoding chaperone protein DnaJ-like isoform 1 (isoform 1 is encoded by transcript variant 1), with translation MDREGGSNAGSCYYSVLGIRRDASFSDIRTAYRKLAMRWHPDKWALNPATAGEAKRRFQQIQEAYSVLSDQSKRSMYDAGLYDPLEEEDQDFCDFMQEMISMMNNVKDEGDSLEDLQRMFVDMVGGDHGHGIGVDLNQDRTAGKRGRVYGSKGNAPKRSNSRS, from the exons ATGGATCGGGAAGGAGGATCCAACGCCGGATCTTGCTACTACTCCGTTCTCGGGATTCGTAGGGATGCCTCCTTCTCTGATATTCGCACTGCCTACCGCAAACTCGCTATG AGGTGGCACCCGGACAAGTGGGCTCTGAATCCCGCAACCGCCGGCGAAGCCAAGCGCCGGTTTCAGCAAATCCAAGAAGCCTACTCAG TTCTCTCCGATCAGTCTAAAAGGTCAATGTACGATGCGGGGCTCTACGATCCTTTGGAGGAAGAAGACCAA GATTTTTGTGACTTCATGCAAGAGATGATCTCGATGATGAACAATGTGAAAGACGAG GGGGACAGTTTGGAGGACCTACAGAGGATGTTCGTGGATATGGTGGGGGGAGATCATGGCCATGGAATCGGCGTTGACTTGAACCAAGATCGAACGGCTGGAAAGCGAGGACGAGTATATGGATCGAAGGGCAACGCGCCCAAGCGCAGCAACTCTCGCAGTTAG
- the LOC100798125 gene encoding importin subunit alpha-2: MSYRPSANARTEVRRNRYKVAVDADEGRRRREDTMVEIRKSRREESLQKKRREGLQSQQIPSSLHSTVIEKKLEHLPAMVTGVFTDDNNMQLEATTQFRKLLSIERSPPIEEVIQAGVVPRFVDFLMREDFPQLQFEAAWALTNIASGTSENTKVIIDHGAVPIFVKLLGSPSDDVREQAVWALGNVAGDSPRCRDLVLGHGALLPLLAQLNEHAKLSMLRNATWTLSNFCRGKPQPAFDQVKPALPALASLIQSNDEEVLTDACWALSYLSDGTNDKIQGVIEAGVCSRLVDLLLHPSPSVLIPALRTVGNIVTGDDLQTQVIINHQALPRLLNILTNNYKKSIKKEACWTISNITAGNKKQIQDVIEASIIAPLVHLLQNAEFDIKKEAAWAISNATSGGSHEQIKFLVSQGCIRPLCDLLICPDPRIVTVCLEGLENILKVGEAEKNVSNTDGVNLYAQMIDDAEGLEKIENLQSHDNTEIYEKAVKILETYWMEEDDETMPPGDASQSGFNFGGTQPPAVPSGGFDFN, from the exons ATGTCGTATCGACCTTCCGCCAACGCCAGGACCGAGGTTCGTCGGAACCGCTACAAGGTCGCCGTGGACGCCGATGAAGGTCGCCGTCGCCGAGAGGATACCATGGTGGAGATCCGAAAGAGCCGTAGGGAAGAGAGTTTGCAGAAGAAGAGACGCGAGGGTCTCCAATCGCAGCAGATTCCTTCGTCACTTCACTCTACTGTAATAGAGAAGAAG TTGGAACACCTTCCAGCCATGGTTACAGGTGTTTTCACCGATGACAATAACATGCAGTTAGAGGCCACAACTCAATTTCGGAAGTTGCTTTCAATTG AACGTAGCCCACCAATTGAGGAGGTTATTCAAGCTGGTGTAGTTCCACGCTTTGTTGATTTCTTGATGAGGGAAGATTTTCCACAGCTGCAG TTTGAGGCAGCTTGGGCTTTGACAAATATAGCTTCTGGAACATCTGAAAACACTAAGGTGATAATTGATCATGGTGCTGTCCCAATTTTTGTAAAGCTACTTGGTTCTCCCAGTGATGATGTCCGTGAACAG GCTGTTTGGGCATTAGGAAATGTTGCTGGAGATTCACCTAGATGCCGTGATCTTGTTCTCGGTCATGGAGCTTTGCTTCCTCTATTGGCACAATTGAATGAGCATGCCAAGCTTTCTATGCTAAGAAATGCTACCTGGACACTATCGAATTTCTGCAGGGGGAAACCACAGCCTGCTTTTGATCAG GTTAAACCTGCACTTCCTGCTCTTGCCAGTCTTATCCAGTCAAATGATGAAGAAGTCCTGACTGATGCTTGTTGGGCACTTTCATATCTTTCTGATGGTACAAATGACAAAATTCAAGGTGTAATTGAAGCTGGTGTTTGTAGCCGGCTTGTTGACCTTCTTTT GCACCCTTCCCCTTCAGTGCTTATTCCTGCTCTTCGTACTGTTGGAAATATTGTTACAGGAGATGATTTGCAGACACAG GTCATCATTAACCATCAAGCTCTCCCACGTCTTCTGAATATCTTgactaataattataaaaaaagcatAAAGAAGGAAGCATGCTGGACCATATCAAACATCACAGCTGGGAACAAAAAGCAGATTCAG GATGTAATTGAGGCTAGTATAATTGCTCCTTTAGTCCATTTGCTTCAAAATGCTGAGTTTGATATCAAGAAAGAGGCTGCTTGGGCAATCTCAAATGCTACTTCAGGTGGATCTCATGAACAAATCAA GTTCCTGGTAAGTCAAGGGTGTATTAGGCCCTTGTGTGATCTTCTCATATGTCCTGATCCTAGGATTGTGACAGTTTGTTTGGAAGGGCTTGAAAACatcttgaaggtaggagaagctGAGAAAAATGTTAGCAATACTGATGGTGTGAATCTATATGCTCAAATGATTGATGATGCTGAGGGGTTGGAGAAAATTGAAAACCTCCAGAGTCATGATAACACTGAGATTTATGAAAAGGCAGTGAAGATTCTTGAGACATACTGGATGGAGGAAGACGACGAGACTATGCCTCCAGGGGATGCTTCTCAATCAGGGTTCAACTTTGGTGGCACTCAACCACctgcggtgccttctggtggattCGACTTTAATTAG
- the LOC100799175 gene encoding GATA transcription factor 16, with the protein MMDLNVNEKKKCCADCKTTKTPLWRGGPAGPKTLCNACGIRYRKRRACSRKREEQRWKMLGEEEQAAVCLMALSSGFVFA; encoded by the exons ATGATGGATCTGAATGTgaatgagaaaaagaaatgttgcGCTGATTGCAAAACCACCAAGACACCACTCTGGAGAGGAGGACCAGCTGGACCCAAG ACCTTATGCAACGCTTGTGGAATTAGGTATAGGAAGAGAAGGGCTTGTTCGAGGAAGCGAGAGGAGCAgaggtggaagatgttgggggAAGAGGAACAGGCCGCGGTGTGCTTGATGGCCTTGTCCTCTGGTTTTGTTTTCGCTTGA